The Fusobacterium polymorphum genome segment TATCAAGTATAATTCTTTTACCAATAAGTGTATTTCTAATAAATGAAGTAATTCATACTTTTAGATACACATTTTCAAGTATAGTGATTTCATCTATAATATGTATTATAGTAATGTTATTAAATTTAATGTTTATACATAAGATAATGAAAAAAGTAAGTGAAAAAATAAAAAACTGATACTAGTGTATTGGAAGATATGGCAATTCAAGTAATCAGTGATATGTTAGATTTAGGACTAAAACTAATTATTTCTACAATAGTGCCTGTACAATAATAGAGAATAAAATTCTGAACCTCTCACGACTGAAGTCACAAGTATTCTGGCATAATTCATAAAAAATATAGGATACATTATTCCACTAGTTCATTAATTTGGAAACAAAAAGAGTGAGAGAAAGCTTATGATTTATAATGGTTTGAATAAAATAAGGTTGTGATACAAAGCAATCTTATTTTTTATTTTAAAAATTTTAATATTTTTTTACTAAATCTTAATAATTGATTAATATAATTAAAATATAAATTAAAAGGGGGTATTAAAATGTTAAAAAAAATAGTTTTATCTATACTTAGTATATTTTTAATAGCTTGTTCTAGCATTAGGACAATAAGAGATTCTGTAGAAAAAAAAGAAGTTATAAAACAGGCAATATATACTTCTCAAAAGGAAGTGGTTCTATTAGGAAATAATTATGATTATTTATTTGAAAAAGAAGAGGCAAAAAAGATTGTAACTTTAATTGACTTTTTAAAAGTAGAAGGATTAAAAGAAAATATAAATCAAATTGAGAAAAAAATTATAGTAGATGAAAATGGAAAGGTAAAATTATCGGTAAATACAAAATTTAAAATTTTAAAGAAAAATAAAGAAGATATCAATAGGAAAGAACAAGAAAAGTTTATTTATAATTTAAAGAAAAAATTAGAGGAGAAAAAAATAAAATATGAAATTGATGAAGATAATAGAAGTTGGAATTTTTCACTATCTGATGAAATAAATATAAATGGTGAAGTAATTAAATTAGAAGAACATAACAAAATTTTAGAAGAAACATCAAAACAATCAATAAATTTAAATATCGATTTAATAATATATTATCCAAAAAAAATTCGAAAATTTGATGCATTAAAAACAGTAGGAGCAGGATGGGGACTTTTATTTTTTGTATCAGCTATTTCTGTTGCTTTATAATTTTTAACAAGAAATTATCAATTCTATAAATAGCTATAGCATATATAGATTTTAGTGGAGGAATAAAATGTTAAAAAAATTTAGCTTAATTATATTTTGTATGTTTTTAATGGCTTGCTCTAATACTATGACAGTAACTGATTATTCTGAAAAAGATGAAGTAGTAAAACAAGTAATAACAAATAGTAAAAAAGATGTGATTTTATTAGGAAATAATTATGATTATTTATTTACAGGAGAAGAAGCGAGAAAACTTTTAACTTTAATAGATTTCTTTAAAATGAAAGGCTTGACTAAGGAAAATGTAAGCAGAATTGATAAAAAAATCACAGTAAATGAAAATGGAGAAGTGAGATTATGGGTAAGTACAGACTTTATAATTTCAAAGAAAAATAATGTAGATGATGAGAATTATGAGAAAGAACAAGAAAATTTTGTTAATAATTTTAAGATAAAATTAGAAGAGAAAAATATTGAATATAAAGTTACAGAAAATAATCGATATTGGAGATTTAATTTACCTAATGCAATTAATGTCTATGGAAAGGTTGTTAAACTAGAAAATCATAATAAAATTTTAGAAGAAACATCAAGTCAATTAATAAATTTAAAGATAAATTTAATAATGACAAAAGAAAGAGAAGTTCAAAAATATACTAAAGGAGATATAATAGGAGGTGTAGCTACTGTTGTTCTAGCACCTATTTGGATTCCAGTTGGGGCTGTTGTTGCAGCAGCTTATACAGTAGTAGCAATTCCAGCTTTAATTATATCATACACTATTAATCAGTAATTTTTGGGAGGAATAAAATGTTAAAAAAAATAATATTAATTATAATTAGTCTGTTTCTTATAGCTTGTTCAAGTATAGAAGAAATTCCCAAAAAAGATTTGGTAAGCAGTAAGAACGAAACAATTAAGTTGGCAATAACCACACCAGAAAGAGAAGTTATTTTATTGGGGGAAAATTATGATTACCAGTTTACAGGAGAAGAAGCGAGAAAAATTTTAACTTTAATAGACTTTGGAAAAATAGATAATCTAGCAAGTCAAGTTCAAAAAAAAATAGAAGTTAATCAGAATGGAATAGCAGAATTATCTATACAGACAAAATTTCAAATTTATAAAGATAATAATGTAATTTCTGAGAAAGACAAAGAAAATACTGTTAGAGAATTTAAAAAATTGTTAGAAGAAAAAAATATAGAATATTCAATTAAAGAGAATGAAAACAGTTGGAGTTTTGATTTGCCTAATAAAATTAATATAAAAGGAAGAGTAACTAAACTTAAAAATCATGATGAGATTTTAAAGAAATTTTCAAGCCAAACAATAAACTTACCAATAGATTTGGAAGAATATAATTTACTTTCTAATACACAATATGCTGGAAGAGTAGTTAAGGAGAAGGCAAAAGGAGTGGGGGAAGGGATTTTATTTGTAGCAGTTCTTCCAGTTGCTTTTGTTATTGGTATCATAACCTTGCCTGCTTGGATTTATGGAGCAACTCATTAATATTAATAAGATTAAATAAAAAAGTAGATATATTTTTAAATGGGTAATCTTTTTAAGGTTACCTATTTTTATCTATAATTTCATAGATAAAATATGTTATACTATATAAAAATAACATATGTCAAAGGAGTTTTTCAATGAAAAGAATACCAATAGGACTAAGTGATTTTAAACATTTAATAGAGGAAGATTTTTATTATTTTGATAAGACAAAATTTATAGATGAAATAATACAAGATGGAGCACAGGTAAAATTATTTACTAGACCAAGAAGATTTGGAAAAACTTTAAATATGTCTATGTTAAAATATTTCTTTGATATAAAAGAGGCAGAAAAAAATAAAAAGCTATTTAAAGACTTATATATAGAAAAGACAAAATCATTTAAAGAACAGGGACAATATCCAGTAATATCTTTATCATTGAAAGATTTAAAAGCAACAACTTGGGAAGAAATGCAAAAGGATATAAAATCAACAGTTGCAAGATTATTTTCTGAATATAAATATCTATTAAAAGATTTAGATAAATTTGATACGATTACATTTGAAAATGTTATTATGAAAAATATAGAACTGGAAAATTTAAAGGAAATATTAAAATTCTTAACAAAGATCTTATATGAAAAATACAGTAAAAAAGTTGTAATATTAATAGATGAATATGACAGCCCTTTGGTATCAGCCTATACAAATGGTTATTATGAAAAAGTTAAAAATTTCTTTAAGACTTTTTATAGCACAGTATTGAAAGATAATACTTACTTACAAATGGGAATTCTAACTGGAATAATAAGAGTAATAAAAGCAGGAATATTCTCAGATTTGAATAATTTAAGAACTTATACAATATTAAGTGATGACTATACAGATATTTATGGATTGACAGAAGAAGAAGTAGAGAAAAGTCTTAAAGATTATGGAATAGAAGCAGAAATATCAAAAGTAAAAGATTGGTATGATGGATATAAATTTGGAGATAGTGAAGTATATAATCCTTGGAGTATACTAAATTTTTTACAAGATAAAGAATTGAGAGCTTATTGGGTGGATACATCAGGAAATGATTTAATAAATAATGTGTTAAAAATGAGAAATAAAAATATAATAACAGCCCTAGAAAGACTATTTAATGGAGATGGATTAAAGCAAAATTTATCAGGAACATCAGATTTATCAAAAATATTAAGTGATGATGAAATATGGGAGTTATTATTATTCAGTGGATATTTAACAGTAGAGGAAAAAATAAATCAAGATAACTATATTTTAAGATTACCAAATAAAGAAGTAAAAAGTTTATTTAGAAAAACCTTTATAGAAATATATATAGCAAGAGGAAGTAAATTATCATTTTTAATGGAATCTCTAATAGAAAATAAAATAGAAGATTATGAAGAAAACCTACAAGAAATATTATTAACATCAGTAAGTTATAATGATACAAAAAAAGGAAATGAAGCATTCTATCATGGATTAATAATGGGAATGGGCTTATATTTAGAAGAAGAATATATAACAAAATCCAATATAGAAAGTGGTTTAGGAAGATATGATTTTTTAATAGAGCCAAAGAATAAAAGTAAAAGAGCTTTTATAATGGAATTTAAGTCAACAGATAGTGTAGAAAAACTTGAAGAAGTATCAAAAGAAGCATTACAACAGATAGAAGATAAAAAATATAATGTGTCATTAAAACAAAATGGGATAAAAGAAATAACATATATAGGTATAGCATTTTGTCGAAAACAAATAAAAATTAGTTACAAAAGTGAATAAATTAATATGGGTAATCTTTTTAGGTTACCTATTTTAAAATTTTTTTAAAGGAGTATAAAATGGATATTTTAGGTATTTTATTTATATTATGGGCTATATTAACTATTTTTGAAGTAGTTATTATTAGTGGTATGCAAGTTAGTACTTTTAAATATGTAAAATTACTAAAATTTTTAGAATTCTTTTATGTTGTTTTAATAATTATACAAATAAATTTTTATTTGTATATAAATACAGAAATTTTTTCATATTTAAGTTATTCACTTTCAGTGATAACATATTTTGGAATTTTAATATATGATTTTTGGAAAAAGAAAATTACTAAAAAAGATTTTATAATTTATTTTTTATATTTCTTTATTGACATAACATTAATATATTTGATAATGATATTAATTTTGAGGAATTTTCCAACTGTTTAAATATCATGTATTTAGTCATCATAAAACTTCCCAAAAATTACCTTATTTTTAAAAACTTATATGGTATAATATAAAATAAAAAATAAAAGAAAGGGAAAAGGAGAATGGGAGCTAGATTTGATGGGATATATAAAGATATAGTTGATACAATAGCAGAAAAAGGAATTTGGAGTGAAGGAAATGTCAGAACAAAATATGCAGATGGAACAGCTGCACATTATAAAAGTTATATAGGTTATCAATTTAGACTTGACAACTCAGATGATGAAGCACATTTAATAACTTCAAGATTTGCACCAAGTAAAGCACCAATAAGAGAACTATATTGGATATGGATATTACAATCAAATAATGTAGATGTTTTAGATAAATTGGGTTGTAAGTTTTGGGATGAATGGAAGATGCAAGATGGTACTATTGGAAAAGCTTATGGTTATCAAATAGCTCAAGAAACTTTTGGACAAAAATCTCAACTTCATTATGTAATAAATGAATTGAAAAAAAATCCTAATAGCAGAAGAATTATGACAGAAATTTGGATTCCTAATGAACTTTCAGAAATGGCCTTAACACCTTGTGTACACTTAACACAATGGTCAGTAATTGGTAATAAATTGTATTTAGAAGTTAGACAAAGAAGTTGTGATGTAGCATTAGGTTTAGTTGCTAATGTCTTCCAATATTCAGTCTTACATAAATTAGTAGCACTTGAATGTGGACTTGAGCCAGCGGAAATTATTTGGAATATACATAATGTACATATCTATGATAGACATTATGATAAATTAATAAAGCAAGTTAATGGTGAAACATTTGAACCAGCAAAAATAAAAATAAATAATTTTAAATCAATATTTGATTTTAAACCTGATGATATAGAAATACTTGATTATAAGTATGGAGAAAAAGTTAGCTATGAGGTGGCTATTTAATGGGAAAAAAATACTATAAAAATTTAAAAATGATAGTTTGTGTTGGAAAGGATAATTTAATTGGAGATAGAACTCCTGATGAAAATAGCAATGGTATGTTATGGCATATAAAAGAAGAACTTATGTATTTCAAAAGTAAAACTATTGGAAATACTGTTTTATTTGGAGGAACAACTGCAAAATATGTTCCTATTGAGCTTATGAAAAAAAATAGAGAAGTAATAACTCTTCACAGAAATATGGATGTACCTAAGTTAATTGAAGATTTAACTTTAGAAAATAAAACTATTTTTATTGCTGGAGGATACAGTATCTATAAGTATTTTTTAGATAATTTTGAAATTGATGAAATTTTCTTTTCAAAAATAAAAGATAGTGTAGAAGTTAAAGAAGCAGTTGAGCCTTTATATCTTCCAAATATTGAAGATTATGGATATAAGATGGTAGATAAAAAAGACTATGAAGAATTTGTAGCTTATGTATATAAAAAATAAGAGGATAGGGGTAAAATGAAAATTGTAATTGTAGGAGCAGGTAAAGTTGGAGAACTACTTTGCCGTGATTTATCATTAGAGGGAAATGACATAATTTTAATTGAACAAGATGTAAAAATACTTGAAAAGATTTTAGCAAACAATGATATTATGGGTTTTGTTGGAAATGGAGTAAGTTATGATGCACAAATGGAGGCAGAAGTTCCAAAAGCAGATGTCTTTATAGCTGTTACTGAAAAGGATGAAATAAATATAATATCATCAGTTATAGCTAAAAAATTAGGGGCGAAGTATACTATTGCTAGGGTGAGAAGTACAGATTACTCATCTCAACTTGATTTTATGACAGAATCTTTAGGAATAGATTTAGTTATAAATCCAGAACTTGAAGCAGCAAAATATATAAAACAAAATATAGACTTCCCAGAAGCACTAAATGTTGAAAACTTTTTAGATGGAAAACTAAAACTTGTTGAGTTTCATATAGATAAGGGTTCAATTTTAGATAATGTTTCAATTTTTGATTTTAAACAAAAATTCTTTCCTAATTTATTGGTTTGTATTATAAAAAGAGATGAACAAATAATTATACCTTCTGGAAATAATTTTATTAAAGGTAATGATAGAATTTATATAACTGGAAGTAATAGTGAAATTATAAAATTCCAAGATGCACTTGGAAAAGACAGAAGAAAAATAAAGTCTGCCTTTATAATAGGAGCTGGAATAATTAGCCACTATTTAGCAGAAGAGCTTTTAAAAGATAAAATATCAGTTAAAATAGTTGAAATAAATCCTAAAAAAGCAAATAAGTTTAGTGAAAGTTTGCCAGGAGCAACAATTATTAATGCTGATGGAAGTAATGAAGAAGTATTAAAAGAGGAAAATTTTCAAAATTATGACTCTTGTATATCTATAACAGGTATAGATGAAATTAATATGTTTATTTCAATTTATGCTAAGAAAATAGGTATAAAGAAGATTATTACTAAACTAAATAAATTATCTTTTGTTGATATATTGGGAGAAAATAGCTTTCAATCTATAATAACTCCTAAAAAGATAATAGCTGACAATATAGTTAGAGTTGTTCGTTCTATTGCTAACAAAAAGAAAACATTAATAGAAAATTTTTATAGGCTTGAAAATAATGCAGTTGAAGCCATAGAAATTTTGGTAAATTCTGATAGTAAAATAAATAATATTCCACTAAAAGATTTAAAAATTAAGAAAAATTTACTTATAGCATATATAGTTAGAAATAATGTTGCTATTTTCCCAAAAGGTACTGATGTTATAAATGAAGGAGATAGAGTAATAATAATTACAACAGAAAGTTTCTTTGATGATATTAATAATATCATTGCAGAATAACGAGGAAAGCATATGAATAAAATTTCTATAAATAATTTTAGTGAAGTAGAAATAGAAATATTAAATAAACTAAATAAATATGGAAAGGGTTACATAGTTGGTGGAGCAATAAGAGATATTTTACTTGGTTTAGAACCAAAAGATATTGATTTTACAACAAATCTTCCTTATGAAACATTAAAAGACTTATTTAA includes the following:
- a CDS encoding AAA family ATPase codes for the protein MKRIPIGLSDFKHLIEEDFYYFDKTKFIDEIIQDGAQVKLFTRPRRFGKTLNMSMLKYFFDIKEAEKNKKLFKDLYIEKTKSFKEQGQYPVISLSLKDLKATTWEEMQKDIKSTVARLFSEYKYLLKDLDKFDTITFENVIMKNIELENLKEILKFLTKILYEKYSKKVVILIDEYDSPLVSAYTNGYYEKVKNFFKTFYSTVLKDNTYLQMGILTGIIRVIKAGIFSDLNNLRTYTILSDDYTDIYGLTEEEVEKSLKDYGIEAEISKVKDWYDGYKFGDSEVYNPWSILNFLQDKELRAYWVDTSGNDLINNVLKMRNKNIITALERLFNGDGLKQNLSGTSDLSKILSDDEIWELLLFSGYLTVEEKINQDNYILRLPNKEVKSLFRKTFIEIYIARGSKLSFLMESLIENKIEDYEENLQEILLTSVSYNDTKKGNEAFYHGLIMGMGLYLEEEYITKSNIESGLGRYDFLIEPKNKSKRAFIMEFKSTDSVEKLEEVSKEALQQIEDKKYNVSLKQNGIKEITYIGIAFCRKQIKISYKSE
- the thyA gene encoding thymidylate synthase, which encodes MGARFDGIYKDIVDTIAEKGIWSEGNVRTKYADGTAAHYKSYIGYQFRLDNSDDEAHLITSRFAPSKAPIRELYWIWILQSNNVDVLDKLGCKFWDEWKMQDGTIGKAYGYQIAQETFGQKSQLHYVINELKKNPNSRRIMTEIWIPNELSEMALTPCVHLTQWSVIGNKLYLEVRQRSCDVALGLVANVFQYSVLHKLVALECGLEPAEIIWNIHNVHIYDRHYDKLIKQVNGETFEPAKIKINNFKSIFDFKPDDIEILDYKYGEKVSYEVAI
- a CDS encoding dihydrofolate reductase, yielding MGKKYYKNLKMIVCVGKDNLIGDRTPDENSNGMLWHIKEELMYFKSKTIGNTVLFGGTTAKYVPIELMKKNREVITLHRNMDVPKLIEDLTLENKTIFIAGGYSIYKYFLDNFEIDEIFFSKIKDSVEVKEAVEPLYLPNIEDYGYKMVDKKDYEEFVAYVYKK
- the trkA gene encoding Trk system potassium transporter TrkA; amino-acid sequence: MKIVIVGAGKVGELLCRDLSLEGNDIILIEQDVKILEKILANNDIMGFVGNGVSYDAQMEAEVPKADVFIAVTEKDEINIISSVIAKKLGAKYTIARVRSTDYSSQLDFMTESLGIDLVINPELEAAKYIKQNIDFPEALNVENFLDGKLKLVEFHIDKGSILDNVSIFDFKQKFFPNLLVCIIKRDEQIIIPSGNNFIKGNDRIYITGSNSEIIKFQDALGKDRRKIKSAFIIGAGIISHYLAEELLKDKISVKIVEINPKKANKFSESLPGATIINADGSNEEVLKEENFQNYDSCISITGIDEINMFISIYAKKIGIKKIITKLNKLSFVDILGENSFQSIITPKKIIADNIVRVVRSIANKKKTLIENFYRLENNAVEAIEILVNSDSKINNIPLKDLKIKKNLLIAYIVRNNVAIFPKGTDVINEGDRVIIITTESFFDDINNIIAE